The nucleotide sequence TTGCTCGTCGGACAGTGCGCCACGGTCGCGCCCCTGGCGGCCAGGAGCTTCAGCTCGGCGTCGCTGGGGTGCACGTTGTGGGCGAAGACGCTGTGGGGGCCGACCAGACCGTGGCGGTCGTAGCTGTCGAGGTAGCCACATCCGAACAGCTCCTGCACCTTGGCGATCTCCGCCCGGTTCTCGTTGATGTGCGTGGTGAACCAGGAGCCGGCGGTGTCGTTGCCCAAGGCCGCGCACGCCGCGAGCAGCTCGTCGGTGCAGGACAACGAGAACCGCGGCGTGACCGCGTATCGGTTGCGGCCATGCCGGTGCCATCGCCGCGCCAGCTCGCGCCCCTCGTCGTAGGCGCGCTGCGCGGTCGTGTGCAGCTCCGGTCGCAGCAGGCGGTCACCGACGACCAGGCCGCAGGTGACCCGGAGGCCGCGCTCCGTGGCCTTCTCGAACAGCACGTCGACCGCGGGCGCGAAATGCGAGCCGAAGACCAGCGCGGTCGTCGTGCCCGAGTCGACCAGCGACGCGACGAACTCGCCCGCGACCTCCCGGGCGTACCCGACGTCGGCCAGCTTCGCCTCCTCCGGGAGGGCGCAGCGATCGAGCCATTCCAGCAACGGCATGCCCAGCGCACCGATGGCCCGCATCTGCGGATAGTGCACGTGCGTGTCGACAAGGCCTGGCAGCAGGAGGCCGGCGCCAAGGTCGACGACGGTCTCGTCGCGGTGCTCGCGTCGAACGTCCGCGTAGGGTCCGCGTTCGACGATCATGCCGTCGACGACGAGCAGTCCCGCGTCGGCGTCGGCCCGCAACGCCCCGCCGCGGAATGGGTCGTCGGGGGTGTCCAGCACCTGGGCGCGAAACAGCGTCATGCGATCAGCCCCGCGCGG is from Actinomycetota bacterium and encodes:
- a CDS encoding guanine deaminase; translated protein: MTLFRAQVLDTPDDPFRGGALRADADAGLLVVDGMIVERGPYADVRREHRDETVVDLGAGLLLPGLVDTHVHYPQMRAIGALGMPLLEWLDRCALPEEAKLADVGYAREVAGEFVASLVDSGTTTALVFGSHFAPAVDVLFEKATERGLRVTCGLVVGDRLLRPELHTTAQRAYDEGRELARRWHRHGRNRYAVTPRFSLSCTDELLAACAALGNDTAGSWFTTHINENRAEIAKVQELFGCGYLDSYDRHGLVGPHSVFAHNVHPSDAELKLLAARGATVAHCPTSNAALGSGLFPLDRHLSFGVPVALGCDVGAGTGFCLFKEGLQAYFLQQLRGPEGVPLTSAHLLHLATSAGAAGLGLRDQIGDLDVGRRFDAVWLAPRPGSPLDIGLRHADGPEDALAKAFALATVDDVRGVWVDGQRVKG